In one Agathobacter rectalis ATCC 33656 genomic region, the following are encoded:
- the flhF gene encoding flagellar biosynthesis protein FlhF — MTINKFTGKTKEEAIECAKQAFGPNAVIMNIKEIKPKGLFGIFKSSTYEVTAAMDEKKQTQTITTSQLARTTLPGKIDYKADEEIKMPSFAPKSASETLKPTPAPAAPKAAEQTSDIEQEIKELDSIAKMMESTFDKPQNKEPSKPQSAQELKFVRILYKTLLDNEVDEKYINQILDEIEKFLRPGNSLDVILSNVYQKLILRFGQPETIKVNGKKPRVVFFVGPTGVGKTTTIAKIASKFKVNYNKNIAFITADTYRIAATDQLRTFANILDTPLSVIYTATELNSAVAEYEQADVIFVDTAGFSHKNETQRNDMRALLAGLSPEYEKSVYLVLSATTKYRDLISIIDSYKDIDDYKLIFTKLDETSSYGNLLNIKLYSDAGISYVTNGQNVPDDIEVFDTQKIVKQLLGGRQ, encoded by the coding sequence ATGACTATTAACAAATTCACTGGAAAAACAAAAGAAGAAGCAATTGAATGTGCAAAGCAGGCCTTTGGTCCAAATGCTGTGATTATGAATATCAAGGAGATTAAGCCAAAGGGATTATTTGGTATATTCAAAAGCTCAACTTATGAGGTGACTGCGGCTATGGATGAAAAAAAACAGACACAGACAATAACGACCTCGCAGCTTGCAAGGACTACACTCCCGGGTAAAATTGATTACAAGGCAGATGAAGAAATAAAGATGCCTTCATTCGCCCCAAAATCTGCATCTGAGACCTTAAAACCTACACCTGCACCGGCAGCCCCAAAGGCGGCTGAACAGACCAGCGATATTGAACAGGAAATCAAGGAGCTTGATTCCATTGCCAAAATGATGGAAAGCACATTTGATAAACCTCAAAATAAGGAGCCTTCAAAGCCTCAAAGTGCACAGGAACTTAAATTTGTCCGCATTTTATACAAGACACTGCTGGATAATGAGGTGGATGAGAAATATATCAACCAAATTCTTGATGAAATCGAGAAATTCCTACGTCCCGGTAACAGTCTCGATGTGATTTTATCAAATGTATACCAGAAACTCATTTTAAGATTTGGTCAGCCTGAAACTATAAAGGTAAACGGCAAAAAACCAAGAGTTGTTTTCTTTGTCGGACCGACAGGCGTTGGCAAGACAACCACAATTGCTAAAATTGCTTCAAAATTCAAGGTTAATTATAATAAAAATATCGCATTTATCACTGCTGATACATACAGAATAGCTGCAACAGACCAGTTACGTACATTTGCAAATATTCTGGATACACCTTTGTCTGTCATTTATACTGCCACAGAGTTAAATAGTGCGGTGGCTGAATATGAGCAGGCAGATGTGATTTTTGTTGATACAGCGGGCTTTTCACACAAGAACGAGACACAGCGGAATGATATGAGAGCACTTCTTGCAGGTCTATCACCTGAATATGAGAAGTCGGTATATCTCGTCTTAAGTGCTACAACCAAGTACAGGGATCTTATATCTATAATTGATTCCTATAAGGATATTGACGATTACAAGCTGATATTTACAAAGCTTGATGAAACCTCATCATATGGCAATTTGTTAAATATAAAGCTATACTCTGATGCCGGTATATCATATGTCACGAATGGACAAAACGTTCCGGATGATATAGAGGTATTTGATACACAAAAGATTGTCAAACAATTACTCGGAGGCAGACAATAA
- the flhA gene encoding flagellar biosynthesis protein FlhA: MLKKTDLGVGLYLLCAVLFFIIPIPSFLLDVMLAFNLSIALIILFKVLFVKEVLDMSFFPTLLLFTTIFRISLNVSSTRLILSTGNPGVVVNVFGQFVGGGNLVIGAIVFIVLIIIQFVVINKGSERVAEVTARFTLDAMPGKQMAIDADLNTGAITDKEAKARRDKIQKESSFYGAMDGATKYVKGDAAAGIIITLINLVGGTIMGVMFQGLDVNEAIQKFGLLTIGDGLVSQIPSLLISLSTGILVTKGSNENDFSGELLGQLFGTAKVLYIVSIVLVVLGILTPLRNEWWLFIGLAVAFFVTGKNLDKKAGIESIEDETAQAESDAEEIRKPENVVSLLQVDPIELEFGYGIIPLADVNQGGDLLDRVVMIRRQIALELGTVVPIIRLRDNIQLNPNQYIIKIKGIQVTEGEILFDHYMAMNPGYVEEEITGIPTFEPSFHLPAIWITESQRERAESLGYTVVDPPSIIATHLTEVIRSHIAELLTRQDVQNLVNNLKESNPVIVDELIPKLLGLGEIQKVLQNLLSEGISIRDLLTIFETLADHAQTTRDTDVLTEYVRQGLKRAISSKYFPANETTSVITLDPAVEQEIMSSVKQTEQGSYLSLDPDRIKAIIKSVETEIGKLESLGKSAIIITSPIVRMYFKKMTEDYFKDLIVLSYNEVESNVELQSVGMVTA; this comes from the coding sequence ATGTTAAAAAAGACAGATTTAGGTGTTGGATTATATCTGTTATGTGCTGTTTTGTTTTTTATCATACCTATTCCATCCTTCCTGTTAGATGTTATGCTTGCATTCAACCTTTCAATAGCACTCATCATTCTTTTTAAGGTGCTTTTTGTAAAAGAAGTGCTTGATATGTCATTTTTCCCGACACTATTACTGTTTACGACTATATTCAGGATTTCACTTAATGTCTCATCTACCAGGCTTATTTTATCAACCGGAAACCCGGGTGTGGTTGTAAATGTGTTTGGTCAATTCGTCGGTGGAGGTAATTTAGTCATCGGTGCAATCGTTTTTATAGTGCTCATTATCATCCAGTTTGTTGTTATCAACAAGGGATCTGAGCGTGTTGCTGAGGTAACTGCACGATTCACGCTCGATGCTATGCCCGGCAAACAGATGGCTATTGATGCCGACTTAAACACAGGAGCCATCACTGACAAGGAAGCCAAGGCTCGCCGTGATAAAATCCAGAAGGAGTCAAGCTTCTACGGAGCTATGGATGGTGCTACAAAGTATGTAAAGGGAGATGCAGCAGCCGGTATTATTATTACACTTATCAACCTGGTTGGAGGCACCATAATGGGTGTTATGTTCCAGGGGCTTGATGTAAATGAGGCTATACAGAAGTTTGGCCTGCTCACAATCGGAGACGGACTTGTTTCACAGATACCGTCTTTACTTATATCTCTTTCGACCGGTATTCTTGTCACAAAAGGCTCCAATGAGAATGATTTTTCAGGAGAGCTTTTAGGCCAGCTCTTTGGCACAGCCAAGGTGCTTTATATTGTATCAATTGTACTTGTGGTTTTAGGTATACTCACACCTCTTCGCAATGAGTGGTGGCTCTTTATTGGGCTTGCGGTGGCTTTTTTTGTAACAGGTAAAAATCTGGATAAAAAAGCCGGTATTGAGAGCATAGAGGATGAGACCGCACAGGCTGAAAGCGATGCCGAGGAAATACGAAAACCCGAAAATGTCGTTTCACTGCTGCAGGTTGACCCTATTGAGCTTGAGTTTGGCTATGGTATCATTCCTCTTGCAGATGTAAATCAAGGAGGGGATCTGCTTGACCGAGTTGTAATGATAAGGCGACAGATTGCTTTAGAGCTTGGAACTGTCGTACCTATCATACGATTAAGGGATAATATACAGCTTAATCCTAATCAGTATATCATCAAGATAAAGGGCATACAGGTAACAGAAGGTGAGATACTTTTTGATCACTACATGGCTATGAATCCGGGCTATGTGGAGGAGGAGATAACAGGTATTCCTACATTTGAGCCTTCATTCCATCTTCCGGCCATATGGATTACGGAAAGTCAAAGAGAGCGTGCTGAGAGTCTTGGATATACAGTTGTAGATCCGCCATCGATTATAGCTACTCATCTGACTGAGGTTATCAGATCTCATATTGCAGAGCTTCTCACCAGACAGGATGTACAGAATCTGGTCAACAATCTCAAGGAATCAAATCCTGTCATTGTGGACGAACTCATACCAAAGCTGCTTGGTCTTGGTGAGATTCAGAAGGTGCTTCAGAATCTTTTGAGCGAGGGAATTTCTATTAGGGATCTGCTTACAATTTTTGAGACGCTTGCCGATCACGCACAGACCACCAGGGATACAGATGTACTTACGGAATACGTGCGCCAGGGCTTAAAGAGAGCTATATCAAGTAAGTATTTTCCTGCAAATGAGACCACAAGTGTCATCACACTTGACCCTGCTGTGGAGCAGGAAATTATGTCATCTGTTAAACAGACAGAGCAGGGCTCTTACCTTTCTCTTGATCCTGACAGGATAAAGGCTATTATCAAATCTGTTGAAACAGAAATTGGTAAGTTGGAAAGTTTGGGAAAGAGTGCTATTATTATTACATCTCCAATTGTTAGAATGTACTTTAAGAAAATGACTGAGGATTATTTCAAGGATCTCATTGTGTTATCCTACAATGAGGTTGAATCAAATGTTGAGCTTCAGTCGGTAGGAATGGTGACTGCATAA
- the flhB gene encoding flagellar biosynthesis protein FlhB — protein MECTDSLDEFSKLHTVLCYNLQWFAQDGEGGEKTEPATEKKLKDAREEGKVAKSKELTAAFDLIVLFLVLKIFISFVGGNLIGLFSTVYKKMPDFLKESQEQISSVSVTHYLNNVILQFLLTVLPFFAFGVVITILVSIIQVGFKISTKPMAPKLSKFNPINGFKRILSKDSIFELLKSVLKVGIIMYVAYSSVKSHQNDIFILYELPLKQAIVLIGDIIINTGLKISIVYMIVGIADFAYNKHKFNNDMKMTKQEVKDEFKNTEGDPAIKGQQRKRMQEASQRRMMQDVPKADVVITNPTHFAVAVKYDAQKNDAPVVVAKGQDYVAQKIKEIARDNNIHIVENKPLARMLFHNVDLGAEIPPELYRSVAEILAMIYKENN, from the coding sequence ATGGAATGTACTGACAGTTTAGATGAATTTTCCAAATTGCATACAGTGTTGTGCTACAATCTGCAATGGTTTGCACAGGATGGCGAGGGCGGCGAGAAAACAGAGCCGGCAACTGAAAAGAAGTTAAAGGATGCCAGGGAAGAGGGCAAGGTAGCAAAAAGCAAGGAGCTTACAGCTGCCTTTGATCTTATAGTGCTGTTTTTAGTATTAAAGATATTTATATCCTTTGTAGGGGGCAATCTGATTGGATTGTTTTCTACTGTATATAAAAAAATGCCTGACTTTTTAAAGGAGTCACAGGAGCAGATTTCATCTGTTTCGGTCACGCATTATTTAAATAATGTAATACTTCAGTTTTTACTGACTGTGCTGCCGTTTTTTGCTTTCGGAGTTGTAATCACGATTCTCGTGAGTATCATCCAGGTTGGATTTAAAATATCCACTAAGCCTATGGCTCCAAAGCTTAGCAAGTTTAATCCCATAAACGGATTTAAGAGGATACTGTCAAAGGACTCCATCTTTGAGCTTCTTAAGTCTGTACTAAAGGTAGGAATCATTATGTATGTGGCTTATTCCTCTGTTAAATCACATCAGAATGATATATTTATACTCTATGAGCTTCCGCTCAAACAGGCAATAGTACTGATTGGTGATATCATCATAAATACCGGTCTTAAGATCAGTATTGTCTATATGATAGTCGGTATTGCTGACTTTGCTTACAATAAGCACAAGTTTAACAATGATATGAAGATGACCAAACAGGAGGTCAAGGATGAGTTTAAAAATACAGAGGGAGATCCGGCCATTAAGGGTCAGCAGCGTAAACGTATGCAGGAGGCTTCACAGCGAAGGATGATGCAGGATGTGCCAAAGGCTGATGTTGTCATCACCAACCCTACTCACTTTGCTGTTGCAGTAAAGTACGATGCTCAAAAAAATGATGCTCCGGTAGTGGTCGCAAAGGGTCAGGATTATGTGGCGCAGAAAATAAAGGAAATAGCAAGAGACAATAATATCCATATAGTCGAGAATAAACCTCTTGCACGAATGCTCTTTCACAATGTGGATCTTGGAGCTGAGATACCGCCTGAGCTTTATCGGTCAGTTGCGGAAATACTTGCCATGATTTACAAGGAAAATAATTAG
- the fliR gene encoding flagellar biosynthetic protein FliR: MINYSFSIANFEYFLLILVRIASFVYIAPFFGDNAVPARVKTGLSAFVALFMYNIIERPQLSYVSAVGFAVLVVKEGITGLLIGFAANICNSIVIFAGNLIDMDIGLSMATEFNPSMNSETTVTGNFYYYVVLVLLLVSDMHTYLIRAVCDSFSVVPLGGAQFQFDNMLSTMTKYMGDMFVIGFRIFLPVFACMMIMNCILGIMAKVAPQMNMFSVGIQLKIIAGFIVLFLIVYLIPNIANFIITEIKTMVVSIIDGMY, translated from the coding sequence ATGATTAATTATTCTTTTTCTATTGCAAATTTTGAATATTTTTTGCTGATTCTGGTGCGTATTGCATCATTTGTGTACATAGCTCCGTTTTTTGGAGATAATGCGGTTCCGGCACGTGTCAAGACCGGCTTATCAGCCTTTGTTGCTTTGTTTATGTACAATATCATAGAAAGACCACAGCTTTCCTATGTCAGTGCAGTAGGTTTTGCTGTACTGGTCGTAAAAGAAGGAATTACAGGACTGCTCATAGGTTTTGCGGCCAATATATGTAATTCCATTGTTATTTTTGCGGGAAATCTGATTGATATGGATATAGGTCTGTCCATGGCAACAGAATTCAATCCATCGATGAATTCAGAGACAACAGTTACAGGTAATTTCTACTATTACGTAGTTCTTGTCCTGCTTCTTGTATCTGATATGCACACATATCTTATAAGGGCAGTTTGTGACTCCTTTTCAGTTGTACCGCTTGGAGGTGCACAGTTTCAATTTGACAATATGCTCTCTACCATGACTAAGTATATGGGCGATATGTTTGTAATAGGCTTCAGGATATTTCTTCCGGTCTTTGCGTGCATGATGATAATGAACTGTATACTGGGAATCATGGCAAAGGTTGCGCCTCAGATGAATATGTTCTCTGTAGGTATCCAGTTAAAAATTATAGCAGGATTTATTGTATTATTTTTGATAGTATATCTAATTCCGAACATTGCTAATTTTATTATTACAGAAATTAAGACTATGGTGGTTTCGATAATTGATGGAATGTACTGA
- the fliQ gene encoding flagellar biosynthesis protein FliQ, with the protein MITQEAVLDIAREAIYTTIITSAPLLLISLIVGLIVSIFQTVTSIQEQTLTFVPKIIAIFLVMMLCGSWMLDTMSGFMTDLWSKFSYYISMG; encoded by the coding sequence ATGATTACCCAGGAAGCTGTTTTGGATATTGCCAGAGAGGCAATTTATACTACAATCATTACATCAGCTCCGCTTTTGCTTATTTCGCTGATTGTCGGACTTATAGTCAGTATATTTCAGACAGTTACGTCAATTCAGGAGCAGACACTTACATTTGTGCCAAAAATAATTGCAATTTTTCTTGTGATGATGCTCTGTGGCTCATGGATGCTCGACACTATGTCCGGATTTATGACTGATTTGTGGTCCAAATTCAGTTATTATATAAGCATGGGATAG
- the fliP gene encoding flagellar type III secretion system pore protein FliP (The bacterial flagellar biogenesis protein FliP forms a type III secretion system (T3SS)-type pore required for flagellar assembly.) — protein MNRFMKKFKAVYCNASFIFAIAVLMVTISLCIFYPDSVNASQSPSPSGDISTNDVTNDLDDVKSLDSGDKDLADATSDSTNGLNIYYNNESGSLSTPVRMFLVLTVLSLAPSILIMLTSFTRIIIVLHFVRTAIGTQTAPPNQVLVGLALFLTLFIMWPTFSQVNEKAIKPLDEGKITQQEAIKEAEGPFREFMYGQTQTKDIKLFVDISGDEYDDYDDVPFTTLVPAFILSELRTAFILGFLIYIPFIVIDMVVSSVLMSMGMMMLPPTTISMPFKVLLFILADGWDLVIGNLVKTFY, from the coding sequence ATGAATAGATTCATGAAGAAATTCAAGGCTGTATATTGCAATGCATCATTTATTTTTGCAATTGCAGTCCTTATGGTAACAATTTCATTATGCATATTTTATCCTGACAGTGTAAATGCAAGTCAGAGCCCCTCACCATCCGGTGATATCAGTACAAATGATGTGACAAACGATTTGGATGACGTTAAAAGTCTTGACAGTGGTGACAAGGATTTAGCCGATGCCACCTCTGACAGCACAAACGGTCTGAACATATATTACAACAATGAGTCAGGCTCTCTGTCCACACCTGTCAGGATGTTTTTGGTGCTTACAGTATTATCTTTAGCACCTTCTATTCTCATCATGCTGACTTCTTTTACAAGAATTATTATCGTACTGCATTTTGTCAGAACAGCTATCGGTACCCAGACAGCACCGCCTAATCAGGTTCTTGTCGGTTTGGCTTTGTTTTTGACACTTTTTATTATGTGGCCGACTTTTTCACAGGTAAACGAAAAGGCTATAAAGCCCCTTGATGAGGGTAAAATCACCCAGCAGGAGGCTATAAAGGAGGCTGAGGGACCATTCAGGGAGTTTATGTATGGGCAGACACAGACTAAGGACATAAAGCTGTTTGTGGATATCTCAGGAGATGAGTACGATGACTATGATGATGTACCTTTTACAACACTTGTTCCGGCCTTTATACTTAGTGAGCTTAGAACAGCCTTTATATTAGGCTTTTTAATATACATTCCGTTTATAGTGATAGATATGGTTGTTTCATCAGTGCTAATGTCAATGGGTATGATGATGCTTCCACCGACAACCATCTCGATGCCGTTTAAGGTACTTTTGTTTATCCTTGCGGATGGCTGGGATCTGGTTATTGGTAATCTGGTCAAGACGTTTTACTAG
- a CDS encoding flagellar biosynthetic protein FliO, whose protein sequence is MILAATSLDSFVQLITVLIIFVFVLILTYFTTRWMAGIQKGRSFNKNLRIIETISVGNNKMISIVEAGTKYIVVSIGKDDVNYLTELKEEELKDLSFKDPQSMTQNPESFSAIMDKLKEKYSNRSRHE, encoded by the coding sequence ATGATATTAGCAGCAACATCACTGGACAGCTTTGTCCAGCTCATCACAGTTTTAATAATTTTTGTTTTTGTGCTTATCCTGACATATTTTACCACCAGATGGATGGCGGGTATCCAGAAGGGGCGAAGCTTTAATAAGAATCTTAGAATTATTGAAACAATAAGCGTCGGAAATAATAAGATGATCAGTATTGTTGAGGCAGGCACAAAATATATCGTTGTTTCAATCGGAAAGGATGATGTGAATTATCTCACCGAGCTTAAGGAGGAGGAATTAAAGGATTTATCATTTAAGGATCCTCAAAGCATGACGCAGAATCCGGAATCCTTTTCAGCAATTATGGATAAATTGAAAGAAAAGTACAGTAACAGGAGCAGACATGAATAG
- the fliY gene encoding flagellar motor switch phosphatase FliY, with protein sequence MDGVLSQEEINALLNNNDAADSSDEILTESEKDAIGEIANISMGTAATTLFSLVNRRVEISTPVVSFSNWDKIVDEYEKPCVFIKIGYTQGLNGSNILVLKEKDVKIITDLMMGGDGTNINGEIGELHLSAISEAMNQMMGSSATSLSSMLNRTIDISPPIAEVVDLKNTLNEGEIDSFLSEEFVKISFHMEIGDLVDSEIMQLYPPAFVKEMCKGVSQNMELDTQSVTEDVPQSSNTATQAAPIQQPQDSGSMNNASANSQGMINENMMNSNMNSQNMMNQGMMNQNMGAQNMIGNQVNVQNAQFTPFGAMPNQVYQPENIDLIMDVPLEVTVELGRTKKSISEILDFGPGKIIELNKLAGEPIDILVNGKYVAKGEVVVIEESFGVRITEIVNSKINTGKTK encoded by the coding sequence ATGGATGGAGTTTTATCGCAGGAGGAAATAAATGCATTGTTAAATAACAACGATGCGGCGGATTCGAGCGATGAGATATTGACAGAATCCGAAAAGGATGCGATTGGAGAGATTGCCAATATCAGTATGGGAACAGCTGCAACCACGCTGTTTTCACTTGTAAATAGAAGAGTAGAGATTTCTACTCCTGTTGTTTCTTTTTCAAATTGGGACAAAATTGTTGACGAGTATGAAAAACCGTGTGTGTTTATCAAAATCGGATACACACAGGGGTTAAATGGAAGCAATATTCTCGTACTCAAAGAAAAGGATGTAAAAATTATAACCGACCTTATGATGGGTGGAGATGGAACGAATATAAATGGTGAGATTGGAGAGCTGCACCTTAGTGCTATCAGTGAGGCAATGAACCAGATGATGGGTTCTTCCGCCACATCTCTTTCGTCTATGCTCAATCGTACTATCGATATCAGCCCTCCTATCGCAGAGGTTGTTGATTTAAAAAACACCTTAAACGAGGGTGAAATTGACAGCTTCCTGTCTGAAGAGTTTGTAAAGATTTCCTTCCATATGGAGATTGGGGATCTAGTAGACAGCGAGATAATGCAGCTTTACCCACCGGCATTTGTAAAGGAAATGTGTAAGGGGGTATCTCAGAATATGGAGCTTGATACACAAAGTGTGACAGAGGATGTTCCTCAAAGTTCAAACACCGCCACACAGGCTGCGCCTATACAACAGCCACAGGATAGTGGCAGCATGAATAATGCTTCCGCAAACAGTCAGGGCATGATAAACGAAAATATGATGAATTCGAATATGAATAGTCAGAATATGATGAATCAGGGAATGATGAACCAGAATATGGGGGCACAAAATATGATAGGCAATCAGGTTAATGTACAGAACGCTCAATTCACCCCTTTTGGAGCCATGCCAAATCAGGTCTACCAGCCTGAAAACATTGATTTAATCATGGATGTTCCTCTTGAAGTGACAGTTGAGCTTGGACGCACCAAAAAATCCATTTCCGAAATACTCGATTTCGGTCCGGGCAAGATCATAGAGCTTAATAAGCTGGCAGGAGAACCGATAGATATTCTTGTAAATGGTAAATATGTAGCTAAGGGCGAGGTTGTTGTAATTGAGGAAAGCTTTGGTGTACGAATCACTGAGATAGTCAATTCAAAGATAAACACCGGAAAGACAAAATAG
- the fliM gene encoding flagellar motor switch protein FliM: MGDVLSQSEIDNLLNALSSGELDVDEIKENSEQTVKDYDFARPSKFSKEHLRTLEIIFEHYGRLLTTNLPVYLRKSVQVEVMNSEAVTYSEFTNALSNPVLLGIVNFAPLHGNIIVEMASGLGYAIVDRMLGGRGDSLDKTREFSEIELLIIERILVICINLLQEPWQNVLDISPHLERIETNSQYAQIISPSEVIAIITMNIKIGDVEGLMNICLPYITLESVIDKLNTRYWYSNIQNHDETNYRNAIESLIQKSQIPVKAVLGKSLISVKDFSTLVPGDVIRLDTNVDDELDIYVGNIKKFTALPGSSGDKYAVRITSVVREEQ, translated from the coding sequence ATGGGTGATGTTTTATCTCAGAGTGAGATAGACAATCTGCTCAATGCCCTAAGCAGCGGCGAGCTTGATGTAGATGAAATAAAAGAGAATAGTGAACAGACGGTGAAAGACTATGATTTCGCCCGCCCATCTAAGTTTTCAAAGGAACATCTAAGGACCCTTGAAATAATATTTGAGCATTATGGAAGGCTTCTTACAACAAACCTTCCCGTTTATCTGCGAAAGTCAGTGCAGGTAGAGGTGATGAATTCGGAGGCAGTTACATACTCAGAATTCACAAATGCGCTTTCAAATCCGGTGCTGCTTGGCATTGTCAACTTTGCGCCGTTGCATGGGAATATAATAGTTGAAATGGCTTCCGGTCTTGGATATGCTATTGTAGACCGTATGCTTGGCGGAAGGGGAGATTCTCTCGATAAGACGAGAGAATTTTCAGAGATTGAGCTTTTGATTATTGAGCGTATTTTAGTTATATGCATTAATCTGCTCCAGGAGCCGTGGCAGAATGTACTTGATATAAGCCCTCATTTAGAGCGAATTGAGACCAATTCCCAGTATGCTCAGATTATATCTCCCAGCGAGGTGATAGCTATTATCACTATGAATATAAAGATTGGTGATGTTGAGGGATTGATGAATATATGTCTGCCTTATATCACACTTGAATCTGTTATAGATAAGCTGAATACCAGATACTGGTATTCTAACATACAAAATCATGATGAAACCAACTATAGAAATGCCATAGAAAGCCTTATTCAAAAATCACAAATACCGGTCAAAGCGGTACTTGGCAAGAGTCTTATATCAGTAAAGGATTTTTCTACGCTTGTGCCGGGTGATGTAATAAGACTTGACACCAATGTGGATGATGAGTTGGACATTTATGTAGGAAATATCAAAAAGTTTACTGCACTACCTGGTTCTTCCGGTGATAAATATGCGGTAAGAATTACATCAGTAGTCAGAGAGGAGCAATAA
- a CDS encoding flagellar basal body-associated FliL family protein — MKKNLISVLILALCFANLVLTALLIFTIIPETKKANNLIDQVCEAISLDLNSGTATSGSQLPQDQIVDYALTADDDTLTFNFAPSEDGNTHYLVCGISLSLNKKSDGYKTYGEDLSAKKNVILADITDIIGDYTMEQYNTDKSAVHDKILKTLQKKFGADYIVDVNIVSSLTQ; from the coding sequence ATGAAAAAGAATTTAATTTCAGTACTGATTTTAGCACTTTGTTTTGCAAACCTTGTGCTTACAGCACTGCTTATATTTACAATTATACCTGAGACAAAAAAGGCAAACAATCTGATAGACCAGGTGTGTGAGGCTATATCACTAGACTTAAACAGTGGCACTGCAACTAGTGGTTCACAGCTGCCGCAGGATCAGATTGTTGATTATGCACTTACAGCCGATGATGATACACTTACCTTCAATTTTGCCCCATCTGAGGATGGCAATACACATTATCTTGTTTGTGGCATATCACTTTCACTCAACAAAAAGAGTGACGGATATAAGACCTACGGTGAGGATTTGTCCGCCAAGAAAAATGTTATCTTAGCAGACATTACAGACATAATAGGCGATTACACAATGGAACAGTACAACACCGATAAGAGTGCTGTTCATGATAAGATTCTCAAAACTCTCCAGAAGAAATTCGGAGCAGACTATATAGTAGATGTAAATATTGTATCTTCGCTTACCCAGTGA
- a CDS encoding OmpA/MotB family protein, with product MAKRRPEDPPKGAPAWQSTFSDLMNLLLCFFVLLFSMSTVDAEKFQLVIASLTSSVSVLPGGSTSIGDGRLVGAGVSQLEFLDKYYNDLANSKSTTESTTEGDDKNAEEQYEQMELSESEKMSEQIEKQLENTSLQDAVEVDFNAQYVQLSLNGALLFESGKADVMEEAYPVVNKISSILAAYQDNLIEIEGHTDNVPVSSRSKYESNDVLSMYRALSVANYIRDNTSLNPAHIKSSGRGDYDPVADNSTPEGRARNRRVEIKVYNSYNSEFNTN from the coding sequence GTGGCGAAAAGGAGACCTGAGGATCCGCCAAAGGGAGCACCGGCGTGGCAGTCAACCTTCTCGGATCTTATGAACCTGCTTTTATGCTTTTTCGTGCTCTTGTTCTCTATGTCAACTGTTGACGCTGAGAAATTCCAGCTGGTCATTGCATCACTGACAAGCAGTGTTAGTGTTTTGCCGGGAGGCAGCACATCTATCGGTGATGGCAGGCTTGTTGGAGCAGGAGTCAGCCAGCTTGAGTTTTTGGATAAATATTACAATGATCTGGCCAATTCCAAATCGACAACTGAAAGCACCACAGAGGGTGATGACAAGAATGCCGAAGAACAGTATGAGCAGATGGAGCTTTCTGAATCTGAAAAAATGTCAGAGCAGATAGAAAAACAGCTCGAAAACACTAGCTTACAGGATGCTGTGGAAGTGGATTTCAATGCACAGTACGTGCAATTGAGTCTGAATGGAGCCCTGTTGTTTGAATCGGGTAAGGCTGATGTAATGGAAGAGGCATATCCGGTAGTGAACAAGATTTCATCTATTTTAGCTGCATATCAGGATAATCTGATAGAGATTGAAGGGCATACTGATAATGTTCCGGTTTCATCACGTTCCAAGTATGAGAGTAATGATGTGCTTTCTATGTACAGAGCACTGAGCGTTGCAAATTACATCAGGGACAATACAAGCTTAAACCCTGCCCATATAAAGTCATCCGGAAGAGGAGACTATGATCCGGTTGCGGACAACTCTACTCCAGAGGGAAGGGCCAGGAACAGACGTGTAGAGATTAAGGTGTATAATTCTTACAATTCAGAGTTCAATACCAATTAA